The genomic region ATGGCTTAAAAAACAAGGAGAAGTGCCCTATTTTGCCAATGCTCAACAAGGTCAAGGAATTACAGCCATAGCTAAAGCAGCACAAATAGCAGGAACAGAACTGAATGAAAGGAGAAAACAAAGGGGGATGTTACCTCGTCCCGTGCGTGCAGTAGTGATTGGTTTTCCCAATGTGGGAAAATCCGCACTGATTAATCGGTTGTTAGGGAAAAGAGTTGTGGAAAGTGCTGCTCGTCCGGGTGTCACCCGTCAATTGCGCTGGGTGAAAATTTCTGAACATTTAGAGTTGTTAGACGCACCGGGAATTATTCCTTCTCGATTAGAAGATCAACAAGCAGCAGTGAAATTAGCCATCTGTGATGATATTGGAGAAGCATCCTACGATAATCAATTAATAGCAGCTGCTTTTGTGGATATGGTCAATCAGTTTCAAGAAACTTCCCCCCATTTATTACCACCCCATCCACTACTTTCTCGCTATGGTGTTGATTCTATTATTCATACAGGAGAAGCATATTTAGAGGTGTTAGCAGCAAGTCGTTATCAAGGAGATGTGGAACGTACTGCTAGGACTATCATTAGTGATTTTCGCAAGGGACTTCTGGGTGCTATAGTTTTAGAAGTACCTAAAATTAATAATAGTTAATTTTCTTTTCTATCTATGTCTTTAGTTAAAACACCAGTACAAGCAATAGCAAAAAAACCACTTATTGGTTTAAAAGCAGACTCTTTCCGTCACCCTTTAGACTTGGAAGCAACAAAAACTCTTCGGCAAATTCCAGGAATAGATATTATGGTCAGAAATTTGCTTGGCCCAGTTGCTGAACAGGTATTTTATGCAGAAAATATAGCCTCCAGTATTTTGGTGAGCGAAAAACAACTACCTGATTTACATTATCTATTAATAGATGCTTGTAAGAATTTGGATATTGAGCTACCACAATTATATATCCGTCAGCATCCTAGTCCCAATGCTTATACTTTTGCCATGCGGGGTAAAAAACCTTTTATAGTATTACACACTTCCCTGGTTGATATGCTCACACCAGAGGAAATACAAGCCGTAATTGGTCACGAACTCGGACACCTTAAATGTGACCACAGTGTTTATCTAACACCAGCTAACCTGTTAATATTAGCCACTTCTATTTTACCCAACATTGGCGTTGTTTTAGCTCAGTCACTACAAAACCAGTTATTAGAATGGGTGCGCTGTGCTGAATTCACTTGCGATCGCGCTGCATTATTAGCGACTCAAAATCCGAAAGTGGTAATGTCAGTATTAATGAAACTAGCTGGTGGTTCACCAACCCTAGCACCCCGATTAAATCTGGATGCTTTTGTTGCCCAAGCTCGTGCTTATGATGCAATAAGCAAAACTGAATTGGGTATGATGGTTAAAGATGCTCACACAGCTCAGTTAAGTCATCCTGTACCTGTTCTGCGGGCCAGGGAAATTGATCGATGGTCTAGCAGTGTTGAGTACCATAATCTCCTGGGAAATAAGGGTTTGGAAAATCGAGATCAAACCCAGGGTGGGTGGAGAAATTGGTAAATTGGAATTCTTTTTACCTAAAATGTCTGCTTGAAGGCTCTCGGTTTTACCGATGAGATGATATAATTATAATGTAACACATTGAGAGGTCGGTTCAATGCGAGTCATAGAGTTTAAAATCAAAGCGACACAAAGGCAACAAGTAGCTATCCTGGAAGCTATTAGAACAGGGCAGTTTATTCGGAATAAATGCCTTAGACTTTAAAGAAAAAGGGGAGCAACAAGCGTCAAAAACAAAAGTCAAAAGTAGCCCGTCTTCATTTAAAAGTCTCCAGACAACGTAAAGATTTTGTTGTAAAGACAGCAAAAGCGTTAATCCAATCTAACGATTTGGTAGTTTATGAAGACTTGAAGGTTTTTAATATGGTGAAAAATAGAAAACTTGCTAAGTCTATTAATGACGCAAGTTGGTCAATGTTCACCGATTGGTTAGACTACTTTGGGAAAATACACGGGAAGTTTGTAATAGCGGTAAACCCACAATATACTAGCCAGCAATGTTCTATTTGTGGCAATATTGTTAAGAAAACGTTGTCTGTAAGAACACATATTTGTTCTTGTGGTTGTGTTTTGGATAGGGATGAAAACGCCGCTAAAAACATACTTCAAAAAGCAAATACTGTCGGGCGGACAGAAATTCAAGCCCTCGGACAGACTACCCACTGTCTATTAGGTGAAAGCCTCCTAGATAAGGTAACTGGATGAACAAGGAATCCCTCGCTTTTAGCGATGGGAGCGTCAATTTATGACAATTACTAAGGGTATTAACACTCAACAAATGGAACTGCCAATTAGGGAGATATATGATGACAGTGATGAAGATGTTGAAGAGGATGAGATTGAAAACCTAGAACCGTTTGATCCTACAAAAATTAGGATCAAGACTAAGATGATGTCAATAGATATATTGCTAAAAAGAATTCAGCATGACGAAATTGATTTAGCCCCTGATTTTCAACGTCATGCCGACATTTGGAATGACAAAAATAAGAGTCGTTTAATTGAATCTGTTTTAATTGGGATTCCACTTCCAGCATTTTATGTGGATGCAACTACTGATGATAAGTGGTTAGTGATAGATGGTATTCAAAGAATTAATACATTTAAAAAATTCATTCTTGACCAGGAACTGAGATTAACTGATTTACAATTTCTGAGGGATTTAGAACACAAAAAATATGATGAATTGTCTCGTCATCACCAAAGAAGGATAGAAGAAACAGAGTTAATAGTCTGCTTAGTTGAGTCCGGAACTCCCCCGGAAGTAAAATATAATATTTTTCAAAGAATTAATACTGGTGGTGTATCACTGAATAACCAGGAGCTGCGTCAAGCTATGTACCCTGGAAAGTCCTTGAGGATTCTGAAGGAGTTTTCAGAATTAGCAGAGTTTAAGAAGTTGATAAACATCAGTGAAAAAAGAAGGAAAAGAATGGACGATCATGAATATATTATAGGTTTTATTGCATTTTGGTTGATAGATTATCATGATTATACTCAAGGAAGAAATGAGTTTTTAAATAGTGCCATGTCGAAGTTAAATAATTTAGAGGATACTAGGCTCAAGGATATGAAACGAGACTTCATTAAATCCATGAGAGCAGCAGATAGCATTTTTAGCAGTAACGCTTTCCGTAAACCTCCCAAAAATGGCAAAACAAGGTTCCCTGTTAATAAATCTCTGTTTGAAGCATGGTCAGTTATTTTGAGTAGGTTAACACCGGGGCAAATTGATAAATTGATAAATTATAAAGACTTGTTAAATAAAACATTTATGAAAAAAATTGAAACAGATGCCAACTTTGAGAAATCCATTTCTCAAGCCAGTGATCAGGTTATATATAGGTTTGAGCAAATTAACCAAATAGTTCGGGAGATTTTATCATGTTAAATAGCTTAAACTTAGAAAATTTTAAGCCATTTGAAAATCAATCTTTTGTCCTGAGACCACTAACATTACTTTCTGGATTAAACAGCACCGGTAAATCCTCTTTGCTTCAATCCTTGTTATTACTGCGCCAATCATAATTCCCTGGTCTCTGGATCGGGTTCAAGTATGACTCGCCACTTCATAGTTTTAGACATCCATAGAACTATCCTAAAATTATAGCAGAACAGATAAAAAAAAGTCTTGCTATGGGAGACAAAACTACGTAAAATTAATAACAGTTAATTTTTCTGATTGTCTATATGACCTTAGATTTTATTAAAATTTCCGCCCAAACCACAAAAACTCCATTGGGACTAATTGTCACCTTACACGGTTGGGGTGCCAATGCTGAGGACGTAGCATCCTTATTACCGCATGTTAACTTACATGATTATGAGTTTTTACTTCCTAATGCTCCCTATCCCTATCCCTATAGCGATAATGGTAGAGCATGGTATGATCTACGAGACGACAAAATGTATGAAGGACTAGTAGTAAGCCGTCAATTGTTAATAGACTGGTTGCAATCCCTACCAACCACCACAGGAATTCCCCTGTCTAAAACTATTTTGACCGGATTTTCCCAGGGTGGAGCCATGACCTTAGATGTGGGTCTCAACTTACCCTTAGCCGGTTTAGCAGTCATGAGTGGCTATTTACATCCTCAAGTCTCCACTATAGAAAAACGCCAGTTCCCCCCAACTCTGATTATGCACGGAACCCAAGACCAGATTGTTCCCCTCTCAGCTGCAATTAAAAGCCAACAGGTTGCACAATCCTTGGGAGTTCCTGTTGAGTACCATCACTTTGATGCGGGACATGAAGTTAATTTGGCTATGTTGAAAGTATTGAGAAATTTTGTTATTAAACTAACCAATCCGGAGAAAGGATAGTTCAACAAAATGTTTTTGGCTGTGCGATCGCTATTTCTAGAGGAATTAAAGCCCAATTTCCACATCTTCTAGGATACCCAGGGCGTGGGGAATTAAAACTACAGCGGATTGCTGAGCAGGTTTAAACAAGAATTGATATATCCAAGGTTGTTGTTTTTCTCGGAAGTTTTGACTGGAACTTCCAAGATTTAATAATGGAAAAATACTATCTTGATCAAGAGAATAAATCATTTTTCCTAGCCATTGTGCTTCTTGCTTCAACATAACTTAGCGTTGTATATTTGCGCGATGAATCAACTAAATGTGGATACTAATTTTACTTCAAGTAGTGAAAAAATAATTTAGTTAACTACTTAATCATATCTGTAAATTTAAAGATGTAAAGAATAACAATCATTAGGTCGGGCATCTAAATATGTGTTAAGAAATGCGATCGCCTGGATTAGATACTCCACTCAACATTGCTTCGAGAGGATTGGGGGGTTTTTAAAAAATATCCCCAAACCATGCGATCGCTCCCCTTAAATATTGCCATAAACGGGAATAGTAGCACCCCGGATATCCCCACCACGGGAGATTGCAAGGCACTCCCTACGGGAGATCGGCGGTTTTGTGTGCAGTTTGAGTCAACCCACGCCTGGAGACTGTCTGTGGGGGAGACAGGGAATTTATTCCCTGTCTCAAAGCTCAAGTCAGTTGAAAACTGACTGGTTTTGCCGTGGGTGGATGGAATTGAACACACAACATGTGTTTTACTAGTTATGTTACAATGTGAAATTGTCTTAAATTAAAAGAGCGATTGCGAAGCACTCGCACTAGGGAGATCGCATTTGGAGATTATCCCCCAGTTCCTTTACCAATTGGTCTAAAAATGATATACTATAATGAACCAGGGACAAAATTCGGCTTCATGCCGTGTGATTGTCAAGCAAAGCCTTAACAATCCTATATCCCTGGTATTTTTGTGGCTGTTAGAGGGTTTTTACGAGTATAGTACACGCCGTACCTAGCAAATTTTGTGTCATCAATATCATGCACGAGTGCAAATTTTGACCAAAGAAACTCAACATATCTACCCTCACCTCTCTCATATAGGCGTTGTAAAGCCCACAGAAAGTAATCTACCGCTTGTAAACTTGGAGAATTGGGAGGTATATTAGCAGTTATATTAATAGTTGCTGTACTGGTAATACCCCATTGTTCAGCGAATTTTGCTCTAGCTGATTCTAAAGCAACTTTGAAGGCTTCGGTTCTATCAGAAGTACCTCGTCTAGCAAAGCAAATATTATATTCATCATCCTTGTGTAAACGATTCTTAAATAAACGCCGCGTCAAATAATCGTATAATTCATTTTGTTGATAACGATAACCAGGGTCATTTTGATTACGTTGTCTAACATACTCAAGTAACTTATCTTTACTTCTCACCACAGCAAAAAATTTGAGTTCATGTCGCTGCAACAAATTAAAAACTTCTCTTCTCACTTCAGGAATATCGTCTTTAGCATGAAAATATAAAGCAGTTTTTTTATTTTCAGGTTGCATTGAAGGAACTTTCTTAAAATATGGATCAGCTAATAAATTAGCTCTTAAATTTTCCAAATCTTGAGATAAAGATTCAGTATTAGCAACGTCTAATAGACCAAGTATAAAAAAATGAGAACATCCATCTGATCCAATTAAAATCTTACCTTTACCATTAAAAATTACAGGATCTCCTGCTTCATCCACAAAATAATGACGCACCGAAGATATTTTTTCAGTTAATTCACTCATTTATCACCATTCAAAACTGACTTAGATTTAATATATCTTGAATTTCTGCCATAATCTCAGCAACATGCCTATCCTTTTCTAATATGAATGGGATGAAAAAATGTTAGATAAGTTCCGTTATCTTCCAGCTTGTATGTGTCAATAAATCAGTTATGTTCATTGGATGGAAGATATTATGAGATGTTGACATTTTCACCTTTGATAGAGGTACTATATCTAACTATATAAAGTTTTGCAACGACATTCAACATTTCTGTTTCTAATTAATTGTGTTAAGTTGCTTATTCTCTCACAAATTCCATCCTGAGAAAGGGATAATGGGCGCGTTTATTTTTAGAGTTAACTTCTACTTTATGAGCGTAATTTGAACCCACTTTATCCTCACGAATTGCCCGCCAGACTAATAATCGCCAACGATCTTTAGAAACTAGATAGCGATCAGTTGTTCGCCCTGGTTTTAGCCAGCGTAAACCATCGCCAACATTGATATGTTCTGCTTGTTGAATAGTTTCATCATAATGAGTAGCAACCCTTTCTAAATAACGGAAGGGATCACAGTTATCTAATTGGGATAAATCATCGAAACAATCATTGATCGCTTTTCTGGATAAAAAAGGTACTAAAACCCCTGGAGAACGAATCTCATCAAGAAATAAAAAACCCACCGCAGAAAGGGTTATTTCGTTGTTGACTAATTCCGTCAAAGGTTCTAAGAATTTTCTTTCTTGCCTGGAAATTTTTTCCTCCCATTTTTGGAGGGAAATGCTGCTTTCTCGTTCGATTTCCTCAAATAATTCTTTGTAGATTTCAAATTGCGATCGCTTGAATTCTACGGGTAAAGGTGGCAATTCTAGGAGAGTAGTGGACTGCTCAAAAATATAATCGCACTTTACCCCTTTTAACATCCCCAGTAGCACGGTATAAGGAACTAAAGCTTTATAACCACCAGTAGGATTAAGGATAATATTTTCCGAACCATATTGATAAATTTCTCGAATAATATGGCGAACAAATTCCACTACCCCCTGACTGCGAAAAAGGTCAGCATTATTAACTTGTAATCCCGTCACCTGGTGAACTTTAGTAACAATACTAGTCCAATAATATTTAAGATATTTCTCGATAGCGCTGGCGCAGCAGTAACCATCTTCGGTCTGGGAAGCCAGGAGAATAATTCTATATCCATTATCGATGCCAATTCTAACTAGGGAGTGAATTTCTGCTGATAAATCCCTAAGATTTGCTTCTATTGGTTCCTTATCTCTAAAGGTGAGAAATATATTTTCGGCGGCGATTTCTCGGCTTTCTTGTTGATTAACCCAATTCAGGAGATCTCCCGGTTTTCCGATCGCTTTTGCCGCACTGGTTCCTACGGAACATATTACTGTCTTAACCATAGTTTTTGCTTTTGCAAGTGTTCAAGCATCATTGTAGCATTTTTATCGTTTTTTTTGTTACAACTTACAAAAGTTAACAATACTATAGAGGATGGTTTCTGGTGGGAGATTGCAAGGCACTCCCTACGGGAGATCGGCGGTAAAGCATTACCACTATATTAAGGTTGTTGTTTTTCTCGGAAGTTTTGACTGGAACTTCCAAGATTTAATAATGGAAAAATACTATCTTGATCAAGAGAATAAATCATTTTTCCTAGCCATTGTGCTTCTTGCTTCAACATAACTTAGCGTTGTATATTTGCGCGATGAATCAACTAAATGTGGATACTAATTTTACTTCAAGTAGTGAAAAAATAATTTAGTTAACTACTTAATCATATCTGTAAATTTAAAGATGTAAAGAATAACAATCATTAGGTCGGGCATCTAAATATGTGTTAAGAAATGCGATCGCTTGGATTAGATACTCCACTCAACATTGCTTCGAGAGGATTGGGGGGTTTTTAAAAAATATCCCCAAACCATGCGATCGCTCTCCTTAAATATTGCCATAAACGGGAATAGTAGCACCCCGGATATCCCCAGCAGCTTCCGAAGCCAAAAAACAAATTACCTGGCCAATGGATTCGGGTTTGACCCATTCGCCAGCTTTTTCCACACCCATTGCCTCCCTATTAGTGGGTGTATCAATAACACTAGGTAAAACCGTATTTGCGGTGATATTAGTGCCCCTAGTTTCATCAGCTATGGCCTTAGTTAGAGCTATCACAGCGGCTTTAGATGCAGAATATGCTGCTAAATTGGCAGCAGGCTCTAAACCAGCACGAGAACTAACGGTAACAATGCGCCCATAACCATTCTCTAGCATTCTTTTTAAACTATATTTGCAGGTTAAGAAAGTTGTGTAAACATTTAATTCAAATTGATGTTTCCAATCGTCAAAACTGCATTCATGGGTTTTGCCATAATAAAAACCACCGACTAAATGAATTAAGACGTCGACTTTGGTCATGCTATTAACCAGTTCTTCCACGGAAGAATCGCTTTCAAGATGTACGGGAATAAATTGAATCCTGGCCATATCCGCAGGGGGTAAGATTGTTTTTAATCTTTCGACATAAGTAAGATTGCGGTATGGAATGGTGAGATATGCACCTTGAGCCAAAATAGTGGGTGTGACGCCTAAGCCCAGTCCACCTGTTCCACCTGTTAGTAAAACTTGTTTCCCTTTCATGGAAAATTTGCCCCTCCGAGTTTGTTTTAAGGTTTGTAAAAGCCTTTTCTAGTTTCCATTAATTCCAGTCCCTACAGGGAAGCGGTCTATAGGTTAAACATTCGGCTTTAGTTCCTATTTTAGCCCCATTAGCAATAACAGAACCGCGATCGCACTTTTTCCTATAGTAGAATAACGTAGGATATGTTAGCGTCGCATAATGCATCCCAATTTAGATTTAAGTGTTTTTAAAAGTGAATGGTGCACGGGAGGCACCCTACAATATCTACAAGATCGGCGATCACACTATAGATCAGCGATCATACTAATCTAAAATAATAGTAGTTCCTGTCGGTACTAATCCTCTCCCCCATGGGTGGTAATGGCAATCCGGGACGGCGATCAAAAATTACCAGCCAACCTGTATCCAATCCTAAACGATCCAGATATTTATCCAGTTGGGTCAAACCCTTGGTTGAGGTTGTCACCAACCCCCACCTCGACCTAGTTTTGACCCGCCATAGCGGACATATTAGCTACTACAGCAGCTTGACCGGCCAGCGCCGCAGCCAGGACCCCGATCCCTGGTGGGACTGGAACCGTGTGCTGGACTGGGTAGAACGGCGATCGCCAGGGCATCTTGTTGATTCTTAAGCTTCTCCGGTCTAAAGACACAGAGATTTCTGAAGAGTCCATAAACGAACTTTCTGAGGCTGGCTTAAACACCCTCTACTGATTCTGCTAAAATTAATTCTTAGCATTACCACTACTTCAAGTTAATTTCGAAAGTATAGCTCAGATAAGACTTACTTGTCAATAGCAGCCACAAAATAACATAAAGACAACACTGGAATATTGAAGATCCGCATCACGGTTAAATATCAAGGCGAATAAAATCGCCGTTGGCACTTCCTGTCTAAAGCCAAGTGGCTTCCGTGCCTTTCGGCGATTTTCTTGTGAAATTGAGGCAATTCCTAAGAATTACTGGGCACACCTTTTGGGTATCTTGCGTCAGTTTCGA from Cylindrospermopsis curvispora GIHE-G1 harbors:
- the ylqF gene encoding ribosome biogenesis GTPase YlqF, coding for MSITQNYKLNIIQWYPGHIAKAEKNLKEQLKRVDVILEVRDARIPLSTHHPQVKEWIGNKSRVLVINRLDMILPQVKSIWSEWLKKQGEVPYFANAQQGQGITAIAKAAQIAGTELNERRKQRGMLPRPVRAVVIGFPNVGKSALINRLLGKRVVESAARPGVTRQLRWVKISEHLELLDAPGIIPSRLEDQQAAVKLAICDDIGEASYDNQLIAAAFVDMVNQFQETSPHLLPPHPLLSRYGVDSIIHTGEAYLEVLAASRYQGDVERTARTIISDFRKGLLGAIVLEVPKINNS
- a CDS encoding M48 family metallopeptidase — translated: MSLVKTPVQAIAKKPLIGLKADSFRHPLDLEATKTLRQIPGIDIMVRNLLGPVAEQVFYAENIASSILVSEKQLPDLHYLLIDACKNLDIELPQLYIRQHPSPNAYTFAMRGKKPFIVLHTSLVDMLTPEEIQAVIGHELGHLKCDHSVYLTPANLLILATSILPNIGVVLAQSLQNQLLEWVRCAEFTCDRAALLATQNPKVVMSVLMKLAGGSPTLAPRLNLDAFVAQARAYDAISKTELGMMVKDAHTAQLSHPVPVLRAREIDRWSSSVEYHNLLGNKGLENRDQTQGGWRNW
- a CDS encoding DUF262 domain-containing protein, whose protein sequence is MTITKGINTQQMELPIREIYDDSDEDVEEDEIENLEPFDPTKIRIKTKMMSIDILLKRIQHDEIDLAPDFQRHADIWNDKNKSRLIESVLIGIPLPAFYVDATTDDKWLVIDGIQRINTFKKFILDQELRLTDLQFLRDLEHKKYDELSRHHQRRIEETELIVCLVESGTPPEVKYNIFQRINTGGVSLNNQELRQAMYPGKSLRILKEFSELAEFKKLINISEKRRKRMDDHEYIIGFIAFWLIDYHDYTQGRNEFLNSAMSKLNNLEDTRLKDMKRDFIKSMRAADSIFSSNAFRKPPKNGKTRFPVNKSLFEAWSVILSRLTPGQIDKLINYKDLLNKTFMKKIETDANFEKSISQASDQVIYRFEQINQIVREILSC
- a CDS encoding alpha/beta hydrolase produces the protein MTLDFIKISAQTTKTPLGLIVTLHGWGANAEDVASLLPHVNLHDYEFLLPNAPYPYPYSDNGRAWYDLRDDKMYEGLVVSRQLLIDWLQSLPTTTGIPLSKTILTGFSQGGAMTLDVGLNLPLAGLAVMSGYLHPQVSTIEKRQFPPTLIMHGTQDQIVPLSAAIKSQQVAQSLGVPVEYHHFDAGHEVNLAMLKVLRNFVIKLTNPEKG
- a CDS encoding DUF3800 domain-containing protein is translated as MSELTEKISSVRHYFVDEAGDPVIFNGKGKILIGSDGCSHFFILGLLDVANTESLSQDLENLRANLLADPYFKKVPSMQPENKKTALYFHAKDDIPEVRREVFNLLQRHELKFFAVVRSKDKLLEYVRQRNQNDPGYRYQQNELYDYLTRRLFKNRLHKDDEYNICFARRGTSDRTEAFKVALESARAKFAEQWGITSTATINITANIPPNSPSLQAVDYFLWALQRLYERGEGRYVEFLWSKFALVHDIDDTKFARYGVYYTRKNPLTATKIPGI
- a CDS encoding putative CRISPR-associated protein translates to MVKTVICSVGTSAAKAIGKPGDLLNWVNQQESREIAAENIFLTFRDKEPIEANLRDLSAEIHSLVRIGIDNGYRIILLASQTEDGYCCASAIEKYLKYYWTSIVTKVHQVTGLQVNNADLFRSQGVVEFVRHIIREIYQYGSENIILNPTGGYKALVPYTVLLGMLKGVKCDYIFEQSTTLLELPPLPVEFKRSQFEIYKELFEEIERESSISLQKWEEKISRQERKFLEPLTELVNNEITLSAVGFLFLDEIRSPGVLVPFLSRKAINDCFDDLSQLDNCDPFRYLERVATHYDETIQQAEHINVGDGLRWLKPGRTTDRYLVSKDRWRLLVWRAIREDKVGSNYAHKVEVNSKNKRAHYPFLRMEFVRE
- the fabG gene encoding 3-oxoacyl-ACP reductase FabG, with amino-acid sequence MKGKQVLLTGGTGGLGLGVTPTILAQGAYLTIPYRNLTYVERLKTILPPADMARIQFIPVHLESDSSVEELVNSMTKVDVLIHLVGGFYYGKTHECSFDDWKHQFELNVYTTFLTCKYSLKRMLENGYGRIVTVSSRAGLEPAANLAAYSASKAAVIALTKAIADETRGTNITANTVLPSVIDTPTNREAMGVEKAGEWVKPESIGQVICFLASEAAGDIRGATIPVYGNI